One Carassius auratus strain Wakin chromosome 16, ASM336829v1, whole genome shotgun sequence genomic window carries:
- the pomgnt2 gene encoding protein O-linked-mannose beta-1,4-N-acetylglucosaminyltransferase 2 isoform X1, with product MRAIGCRMNLPAVLNGLLVSVVAALLWKYVRLIEHTSQLEEELQLTRQSQEFSQVRIDYHGALLALQEHGTRMVCTGKMHTDRICRFDYLCYCTEAEEFVFFHSNASVMLPNLGPRRFQPALLDLSSVEDHNTQYFNFLELPAAALKFMPKPVFVPDVTLILNRFNPDNLMHIFHDDLLPIYYTMQQYSDLDDEARLVFMEGWGEGAHFDLYRLLSSKQPLLKEQLKTFGKLMCFTKSYVGLSKMTTWYQYGFVQPQGPKANILISGNEIRQFASFLTERLNITREEGDDYIVVFKRTTNRLILNEPELLLALAQEFQMRTVTVSLEEQSFESIIQIISGATMLVSMHGAQMITSMFLPRGAAVVELFPYAINPEQYTPYKTLASLPGMDLQYAAWRNTMEENTVTYPNRPWDQGGIVHLEKEEQERILASKDVPRHLCCRNPEWLFRIYQDTTVDIASFLDLLRENLKKPNPKKAKVASTVHPGRVREPKCQTSVQASNEAKLSVSWQIPWNLKYLKVKEVKYEVWIQEQGENTYMPYILPHQNYTFSENIKPFTTYLVWVRCIFNKNLLGPFADVLICKT from the coding sequence ATGCGCGCTATTGGGTGTAGGATGAACCTGCCGGCAGTGCTGAATGGCCTGCTGGTGTCAGTGGTGGCAGCCTTGCTTTGGAAATATGTTCGGCTGATTGAACACACATCACAGTTGGAAGAGGAGCTACAGCTTACACGCCAATCACAGGAGTTCTCACAGGTGCGTATCGACTACCATGGTGCCCTGTTAGCACTTCAAGAACATGGCACCAGAATGGTCTGCACTGGCAAGATGCACACCGATCGCATCTGCCGCTTTGACTACCTTTGCTACTGCACGGAGGCTGAGGAGTTTGTATTCTTCCACAGTAATGCCTCTGTGATGCTGCCCAACCTTGGCCCTCGGCGCTTCCAGCCCGCCCTGCTGGACCTCTCATCTGTAGAAGACCACAACACTCAGTACTTTAACTTTCTCGAGCTTCCGGCAGCGGCTCTGAAGTTTATGCCGAAACCTGTGTTTGTGCCAGATGTAACTCTAATTCTGAACCGTTTTAACCCAGACAACCTCATGCACATTTTTCATGATGATCTTTTGCCCATATACTACACCATGCAGCAGTATTCAGACTTAGATGATGAGGCCAGGCTCGTATTCATGGAGGGGTGGGGTGAAGGGGCTCACTTCGATCTCTACCGCTTGCTAAGCAGTAAGCAACCCCTTCTCAAGGAGCAGTTGAAGACCTTTGGCAAACTCATGTGTTTCACCAAGTCTTATGTTGGATTGTCAAAGATGACAACATGGTACCAATATGGCTTTGTGCAACCGCAAGGACCCAAAGCCAACATTCTGATTTCAGGTAACGAGATCCGCCAGTTTGCATCATTTTTGACTGAGAGGCTTAACATCACGCGAGAGGAGGGCGATGACTACATTGTTGTTTTTAAGCGTACCACTAACAGGCTCATTCTTAATGAGCCGGAACTACTACTGGCTTTAGCCCAAGAGTTTCAGATGAGGACTGTCACTGTGTCTTTGGAGGAGCAGTCATTTGAAAGCATTATCCAAATTATTAGTGGGGCGACTATGTTGGTCAGCATGCACGGAGCCCAGATGATTACCTCCATGTTCTTGCCCCGTGGTGCCGCTGTGGTTGAACTCTTCCCGTATGCTATAAACCCAGAGCAGTACACTCCCTACAAAACCTTGGCCTCATTGCCTGGCATGGACCTTCAGTATGCTGCATGGAGAAACACCATGGAAGAGAACACTGTTACATATCCCAATCGCCCCTGGGATCAGGGTGGCATCGTCCACCTTGAGAAGGAGGAACAAGAACGTATCCTTGCCAGCAAGGATGTGCCAAGGCATCTTTGTTGTCGTAATCCAGAGTGGCTTTTCCGCATTTACCAGGACACTACTGTGGACATTGCTTCTTTTCTGGACCTACTTAGAGAAAATCTAAAAAAGCCTAATCCGAAAAAGGCCAAGGTGGCTAGCACTGTACATCCTGGTCGAGTCAGAGAGCCCAAGTGCCAGACGTCAGTACAGGCCAGCAATGAAGCAAAGCTCTCAGTGTCATGGCAGATCCCTTGGAACCTGAAGTACCTGAAGGTTAAAGAGGTGAAATATGAGGTGTGGATCCAGGAGCAGGGAGAGAACACGTATATGCCTTACATTCTGCCCCATCAGAACTACACCTTCTCGGAAAACATCAAACCCTTTACCACATATTTAGTATGGGTGCGCTGCATCTTCAACAAGAACCTCTTGGGCCCATTTGCAGATGTTCTTATATGTAAAACTTGA
- the pomgnt2 gene encoding protein O-linked-mannose beta-1,4-N-acetylglucosaminyltransferase 2 isoform X2 translates to MLPNLGPRRFQPALLDLSSVEDHNTQYFNFLELPAAALKFMPKPVFVPDVTLILNRFNPDNLMHIFHDDLLPIYYTMQQYSDLDDEARLVFMEGWGEGAHFDLYRLLSSKQPLLKEQLKTFGKLMCFTKSYVGLSKMTTWYQYGFVQPQGPKANILISGNEIRQFASFLTERLNITREEGDDYIVVFKRTTNRLILNEPELLLALAQEFQMRTVTVSLEEQSFESIIQIISGATMLVSMHGAQMITSMFLPRGAAVVELFPYAINPEQYTPYKTLASLPGMDLQYAAWRNTMEENTVTYPNRPWDQGGIVHLEKEEQERILASKDVPRHLCCRNPEWLFRIYQDTTVDIASFLDLLRENLKKPNPKKAKVASTVHPGRVREPKCQTSVQASNEAKLSVSWQIPWNLKYLKVKEVKYEVWIQEQGENTYMPYILPHQNYTFSENIKPFTTYLVWVRCIFNKNLLGPFADVLICKT, encoded by the coding sequence ATGCTGCCCAACCTTGGCCCTCGGCGCTTCCAGCCCGCCCTGCTGGACCTCTCATCTGTAGAAGACCACAACACTCAGTACTTTAACTTTCTCGAGCTTCCGGCAGCGGCTCTGAAGTTTATGCCGAAACCTGTGTTTGTGCCAGATGTAACTCTAATTCTGAACCGTTTTAACCCAGACAACCTCATGCACATTTTTCATGATGATCTTTTGCCCATATACTACACCATGCAGCAGTATTCAGACTTAGATGATGAGGCCAGGCTCGTATTCATGGAGGGGTGGGGTGAAGGGGCTCACTTCGATCTCTACCGCTTGCTAAGCAGTAAGCAACCCCTTCTCAAGGAGCAGTTGAAGACCTTTGGCAAACTCATGTGTTTCACCAAGTCTTATGTTGGATTGTCAAAGATGACAACATGGTACCAATATGGCTTTGTGCAACCGCAAGGACCCAAAGCCAACATTCTGATTTCAGGTAACGAGATCCGCCAGTTTGCATCATTTTTGACTGAGAGGCTTAACATCACGCGAGAGGAGGGCGATGACTACATTGTTGTTTTTAAGCGTACCACTAACAGGCTCATTCTTAATGAGCCGGAACTACTACTGGCTTTAGCCCAAGAGTTTCAGATGAGGACTGTCACTGTGTCTTTGGAGGAGCAGTCATTTGAAAGCATTATCCAAATTATTAGTGGGGCGACTATGTTGGTCAGCATGCACGGAGCCCAGATGATTACCTCCATGTTCTTGCCCCGTGGTGCCGCTGTGGTTGAACTCTTCCCGTATGCTATAAACCCAGAGCAGTACACTCCCTACAAAACCTTGGCCTCATTGCCTGGCATGGACCTTCAGTATGCTGCATGGAGAAACACCATGGAAGAGAACACTGTTACATATCCCAATCGCCCCTGGGATCAGGGTGGCATCGTCCACCTTGAGAAGGAGGAACAAGAACGTATCCTTGCCAGCAAGGATGTGCCAAGGCATCTTTGTTGTCGTAATCCAGAGTGGCTTTTCCGCATTTACCAGGACACTACTGTGGACATTGCTTCTTTTCTGGACCTACTTAGAGAAAATCTAAAAAAGCCTAATCCGAAAAAGGCCAAGGTGGCTAGCACTGTACATCCTGGTCGAGTCAGAGAGCCCAAGTGCCAGACGTCAGTACAGGCCAGCAATGAAGCAAAGCTCTCAGTGTCATGGCAGATCCCTTGGAACCTGAAGTACCTGAAGGTTAAAGAGGTGAAATATGAGGTGTGGATCCAGGAGCAGGGAGAGAACACGTATATGCCTTACATTCTGCCCCATCAGAACTACACCTTCTCGGAAAACATCAAACCCTTTACCACATATTTAGTATGGGTGCGCTGCATCTTCAACAAGAACCTCTTGGGCCCATTTGCAGATGTTCTTATATGTAAAACTTGA